Proteins from one Impatiens glandulifera chromosome 2, dImpGla2.1, whole genome shotgun sequence genomic window:
- the LOC124924658 gene encoding putative glycine-rich cell wall structural protein 1 — protein MFSSRFLGYAILLVFFLSQVIFAARLGKGVGKGAGESLSGVDSTSGYGSGYGSGSGYGYGGGNGGGGGGGGGGGGGGGGGGGRGNGSGSGSGYGYGSGSGSGYGSGGGGGGGGGGGGGGGGSGSGSGYGSGSGSGYGSGGGRGGGGGGGGGGGGGGGGGGYGNGSGYGSGYGRGYGGGGDYEP, from the coding sequence AATATTGTTAgttttcttcctttctcaaGTTATCTTTGCTGCTAGGTTGGGGAAAGGAGTGGGTAAGGGAGCCGGTGAAAGCTTGTCTGGTGTGGACTCAACTTCTGGATATGGGTCGGGTTACGGTTCTGGTAGCGGTTATGGGTACGGTGGTGGCAATGGAGGAGGAGGTGGCGGCGGCGGtggaggaggaggtggtggGGGTGGTGGTGGTGGGAGAGGCAATGGTTCTGGGtctgggtctgggtatggatATGGGTCCGGGAGTGGATCTGGATATGGGTCGGGTGGAGGTGGTGGCGGtggaggaggaggtggtggCGGCGGGGGAGGGTCGGGCTCAGGAAGTGGATATGGAAGTGGTAGCGGGTCGGGTTATGGAAGCGGTGGAGGAAGAGGAGGTGGCGGCGGTGGTGGTGGCGGTGGtgggggaggaggtggtggtggtgggtaTGGTAATGGATCTGGATATGGGTCGGGTTATGGAAGAGGGTACGGTGGAGGTGGAGACTATGAACCTTAA